A genomic region of Haliotis asinina isolate JCU_RB_2024 chromosome 1, JCU_Hal_asi_v2, whole genome shotgun sequence contains the following coding sequences:
- the LOC137263311 gene encoding uncharacterized protein produces MEQHLCGEIGDSYTNTVARVGQSVNMAWSVSQSVTDFKIRSIAYKQQKSNRTGSTVLFIVSGNRLLPATVNTHTDNGTRIQLTVSTSMEGRKQVILTFHSVDVQDAGVYNFSAPNSDVSPETQLLIVLQKPSEPNIITTVADPVSGDPVNLTCSTTFRSLPTDQSLYPYTLNTSYTWRRNNRSVDSRVDNRVHVHGQFLTIDYVTKEDKGAYSCQSGEEGLLSDWSQGYTLNVLYGPDQIQFDGTRDKLQVEEGKPVTMRCSADCNPACTVTWWDPSRQMMITGHREAVLSIPAVDMSVSGEYTCHVNNTHRSASRNLTLEVITRELNESGVVSMVPVAAVCLVLFVVIAVVVIVLVCRKHRLGGRGYILNRIVTYTRDSGEDGGYQQIEETGYAHYREDENDGSYQEIEGGDANVDDIVPTVVVYSVMLTVVAVVVAAVIVLVCKDRTTVLGDTQTDGTGLHLQVSPPFLALNSGPQHHVKSKLTVQFHICTSLHPSSSSTEDHTTRDSRLHAVEEEHTHPAVPFEMEVAQFKSRLIDRSKEECTHIPPSTTMRFHFSGATMTDVQTDCCQRFHLSTL; encoded by the exons ATGGAGCAACACCTGTGTGGAGAAATTGGCG ATTCTTATACCAACACTGTGGCCCGTGTCGGACAAAGTGTCAACATGGCCTGGagtgtcagtcagtcagttacgGATTTTAAGATAAGATCTATCGCATACAAACAACAGAAATCCAACAGAACTGGTTCCACTGTCCTGTTCATTGTGAGTGGAAATAGGCTTCTGCCTGCTActgtcaacacacacacagacaacgggacgaggattcagctgactgtcaGTACATCTATGGAGGGGAGGAAGCAAGTCATTCTCACATTCCACAGTGTTGACGTACAGGACGCCGGAGTCTACAACTTCAGCGCTCCTAACAGTGACGTGTCTCCTGAGACTCAACTTCTTATTGTACTGC AGAAACCATCAGAACCGAACATCATCACGACAGTCGCTGACCCTGTATCCGGTGATCCTGTGAACCTGACCTGCTCCACAACCTTCCGGAGTCTTCCTACAGACCAGTCTCTGTACCCGTATACTCTGAACACGTCCTACACCTGGAGGAGAAACAACAGGAGTGTAGACAGCAGGGTAGACAACAGAGTGCACGTGCACGGACAATTCCTGACCATAGACTACGTCACCAAGGAGGACAAGGGAGCGTACTCCTGTCAATCTGGAGAAGAAGGACTACTGTCAGACTGGAGTCAGGGATACACACTCAATGTTTTAT ATGGACCTGACCAGATACAGTTTGACGGCACAAGGGACAAGCTGCAGGTAGAAGAAGGGAAACCCGTAACAATGAGATGTTCTGCTGACTGTAACCCTGCCTGTACTGTAACCTGGTGGGACCCATCCAGACAGATGATGATTACAGGACATAGGGAGGCTGTGTTGTCCATACCAGCTGTAGATATGTCTGTGTCTGGAGAGTACACGTGTCACGTCAACAACACCCATAGGAGTGCATCACGGAACCTGACACTGGAGGTCATCA CACGTGAGCTTAATGAATCTGGTGTCGTTTCCATGGTCCCCGTGGCTGCTGTCTGTTTGGTCCTATTCGTGGTCATCGCCGTTGTCGTCATAGTGCTTGTTTGTAGAAAACACAGACTCGGGG GGAGGGGATACATTCTTAATCG CATTGTCACATACACCCGGGACTCAGGAGAAGACGGGGGCTACCAGCAGATAGAAG AGACAGGATACGCTCATTATCG GGAAGATGAAAATGACGGCAGCTACCAGGAAATAGAAG GAGGTGATGCAAACGTAGACGACATCGTCCCTACCGTAGTTGTCTACTCCGTTATGCTGACTGTTGTGGCAGTTGTGGTGGCGGCAGTCATTGTTCTTGTCTGCAAGGAC aggaccacagtacttGGCGACACCCAAACTGACGGTACAGGTCTACATCTGCAAGTGTCTCCGCCCTTCCTAGCCCTCAACAGTGGACCACAGCACCATGTGAAGTCtaaactgacggtacagttccacatctgcacgtctctccacccttcatcttcctcaacagaggaccacactaccAG AGACAGCAGACTTCATGCCGTGGAAGAAGAACACACACATCCTGCTGTACCATTCGAAATGGAGGTTGCCCAGTTCAAATCGAGACTCATTGATAGATCCAAGGAAGAGTGTACCCACATACCCCCATCTACGACGATGAGGTTTCACTTCTCCGGCGCAACTATGACAGATGTCCAGACGGATTGCTGCCAGAGATTCCATCTTTCAACTCTGTGA